One window of the Trifolium pratense cultivar HEN17-A07 linkage group LG2, ARS_RC_1.1, whole genome shotgun sequence genome contains the following:
- the LOC123904864 gene encoding thioredoxin H2-like — protein MGSNLFNYSHVLTFHSTAKWNAHFEAFKETNKLMVIDFSAKWCGPCKLMDPIMKDFAAKYTDVEFINLDVDELMGVSQTFQVHSLPTFILTKKGKIVEKVVGVRKEELQRMIEKHRN, from the exons ATGGGATCAAACTTGTTTAATTATTCTCATGTACTTACCTTCCATTCAACTGCTAAATGGAATGCTCATTTTGAAGCCTTTAAAGAAACTAATAAATTG ATGGTAATTGATTTCTCAGCAAAATGGTGTGGACCTTGCAAACTTATGGACCCAATTATGAAAGATTTTGCTGCAAAATACACTGATGTTGAGTTCATTAACCTTGATGTGGATGAGTTAATG GGAGTGTCTCAAACATTTCAGGTGCATTCATTGCCAACTTTCATACTCACTAAGAAAggaaaaattgttgaaaaagtgGTTGGTGTAAGAAAAGAGGAGCTACAAAGGATGATTGAAAAACATAGAAACTAA
- the LOC123904398 gene encoding DNA repair protein RAD5-like, translating to MDHQSLIRFHVSPSREPILQQQLQQDIDMPSLFFIDFEFINTILPWDSFRNNNEYDETGNVTLTIPTEMLCNCTDNDHKSVMYDIFSFVSTNILDTILPELEECAKQMVEENHEEREFLEMDLMIHISTIDMAGEENQNDNGQAQQIVDLLEKYSIDYLSSDSTTKQCSICLEEFDTSSEPVSTKCSHVFHKECMVPWIQRCIDRSSFYSCPLCRGQII from the coding sequence ATGGATCATCAGTCCCTCATCAGATTTCATGTGAGTCCTAGCCGTGAACCAATCCTACAACAACAGTTACAACAAGACATTGACATGCCTTCTTTGTTCTTCATTGATTTTGAATTCATCAACACAATTTTACCATGGGATTCTTTTCGTAATAACAATGAGTACGATGAAACAGGCAATGTAACTCTTACGATTCCTACTGAAATGTTATGTAATTGTACGGATAACGATCATAAAAGTGTTATGTATGACATATTTTCCTTCGTGTCTACCAACATATTAGACACGATTTTACCGGAATTGGAAGAATGTGCTAAACAAATGGTTGAAGAGAATCATGAAGAACGTGAATTTTTGGAGATGGATTTGATGATTCATATTAGCACAATAGACATGGCAGGTGAAGAAAATCAGAATGATAATGGTCAAGCTCAACAAATTGTGGATTTGTTGGAGAAATATTCAATTGATTATCTTTCTTCCGACTCGACTACAAAACAATGTTCAATTTGTTTGGAGGAGTTTGACACCAGCTCAGAACCCGTTTCTACCAAATGCTCGCATGTTTTTCATAAAGAGTGCATGGTTCCTTGGATCCAAAGATGCATCGACCGTTCATCTTTTTATTCTTGTCCATTATGTCGAGGTCAAATAATATGA
- the LOC123904399 gene encoding DNA repair protein RAD5-like translates to MDHQSLLRFDVSPAREPILQQQLQQDIDMPSLFFVDFEFINTIFPWDSFRNPNEYEETNNVTLTIPTEILCNCTDDDHKSVMYDIFSFVSTNILDTILPELEECAKQMVEENHEEREFLEMDLMIHISTIDMAGEENQNDNGQAQQIVDLLEKYSIDYLSSDSTTKQCSICLEEFDTSSEPVSTKCSHVFHKECMVPWIQRCIDRSSFYSCPLCRGQII, encoded by the coding sequence ATGGATCATCAGTCCCTCCTCAGATTTGATGTGAGTCCTGCCCGTGAACCAATTCTACAACAACAGTTACAACAAGACATTGACATGCCTTCTTTGTTCTTCGTTGATTTTGAATTCATCAACACAATTTTCCCATGGGATTCTTTTCGTAATCCCAATGAGTACGAGGAAACAAACAATGTAACTCTTACGATTCCTACTGAAATCTTATGTAATTGTACGGATGACGATCATAAAAGTGTTATGTATGACATATTTTCCTTCGTGTCTACCAACATATTAGACACGATTTTACCGGAATTGGAAGAATGTGCTAAACAAATGGTTGAAGAGAATCATGAAGAACGTGAATTTTTGGAGATGGATTTGATGATTCATATTAGCACAATAGACATGGCAGGTGAAGAAAATCAGAATGATAATGGTCAAGCTCAACAAATTGTGGATTTGTTGGAGAAATATTCAATTGATTATCTTTCTTCCGACTCGACTACAAAACAATGTTCAATTTGTTTGGAGGAGTTTGACACCAGCTCAGAACCCGTTTCTACCAAATGCTCGCATGTTTTTCATAAAGAGTGCATGGTTCCTTGGATCCAAAGATGCATCGACCGTTCATCTTTTTATTCTTGTCCATTATGTCGAGGTCAAATAATATGA
- the LOC123904400 gene encoding uncharacterized protein LOC123904400, which produces MDHQSLLRFDVSPAREPILQQQLQQDIDMPSLFFVDFEFINTIFPWDSFRNPNEYEETNNVTLTIPTEILCNCTDHDHKSVMYDIFSFVSTNILDTILPELEECAKQMVEENHEEREFLEMDLLIHISTIDMAGEENQNDNGQAQQIVDLLEKHSIDYLSSDSTTEQCSICLEEFGTSSESVSTKCSHVFHKECMVPWIQRCIDCSSFYSCPLCRGQII; this is translated from the coding sequence ATGGATCATCAGTCCCTCCTCAGATTTGATGTGAGTCCTGCCCGTGAACCAATTCTACAACAACAGTTACAACAAGACATTGACATGCCTTCTTTGTTCTTCGTTGATTTTGAATTCATCAACACAATTTTCCCATGGGATTCTTTTCGTAATCCCAATGAGTACGAGGAAACAAACAATGTAACTCTTACGATTCCTACTGAAATCTTATGTAATTGTACGGATCACGATCATAAAAGTGTTATGTATGACATATTTTCCTTCGTGTCTACCAACATATTAGACACGATTTTACCGGAATTGGAAGAATGTGCTAAACAAATGGTTGAAGAGAATCATGAAGAACGTGAATTTTTGGAGATGGATTTGTTGATTCATATTAGCACAATAGACATGGCAGGTGAAGAAAATCAGAATGATAATGGTCAAGCTCAACAAATTGTGGATTTGTTGGAGAAACATTCAATTGATTATCTTTCTTCCGACTCGACTACAGAACAATGTTCAATTTGTTTGGAGGAGTTTGGGACAAGTTCAGAATCTGTTTCTACAAAATGCTCGCATGTTTTTCATAAAGAGTGCATGGTTCCTTGGATCCAAAGATGCATCGACTGTTCATCTTTTTATTCTTGTCCATTATGTCGAGGTCAAATAATATGA
- the LOC123910103 gene encoding dnaJ homolog subfamily B member 13-like, with product MGIDDYYKILKVNRDATYEELSESFNNLSLKWHPDKIKQYPLRKQEFETKFKKISEAYDVLSDPRKRQIYDKYGKYPMNFDGFNDGDGNNIKVDEDVGAVETEFYCTLEELYRGCRKKVKIIRTVPDGFGRTKCVEELLKISIKPGWKKGTKITFPGQGNERPGSPPSDLIFVVMETPHDTFKRDGNDLIMTQKISLLEALVGTTFNVTTLDGRDITVEVTDLVTPQYEKVVSDEGMPLAKEPSKKGKLRINFHVEYPSMLTALQKHDVRRILRDATYN from the exons ATGGGTATTGATGATTACTACAAAATACTAAAGGTGAATCGTGATGCAACCTATGAAGAGTTGAGCGAATCGTTTAACAATTTATCATTGAAATGGCATCCTGATAAGATTAAACAATACCCTTTAAGGAAACAAGAGTTTGAGACAAAGTTTAAGAAAATTTCTGAAGCTTATGATGTTCTTAGTGATCCTAGGAAGCGTCAGATCTATGATAAATATGGTAAATATCCTATGAATTTTGATGGTTTCAATGATGGTGATGGGAATAATATTAAGGTAGATGAAGATGTTGGAGCTGTTGAGACTGAGTTTTATTGTACTCTTGAAGAGCTTTATAGGGGTTGCAGAAAGAAGGTTAAGATAATAAGGACTGTTCCTGATGGGTTTGG GAGAACGAAGTGTGTAGAAGAACTCTTGAAGATATCTATTAAACCTGGTTGGAAAAAGGGTACAAAAATCACGTTTCCTGGGCAAGGAAATGAACGACCAGGATCTCCTCCATCTGATCTAATCTTTGTGGTGATGGAGACACCACATGATACATTCAAAAGGGATGGAAATGATTTGATAATGACTCAAAAGATATCACTTCTAGAAGCTCTTGTTGGAACGACTTTCAACGTAACAACCTTGGATGGAAGAGATATCACAGTTGAAGTGACTGATCTTGTTACGCCACAATATGAAAAGGTGGTTTCTGATGAAGGTATGCCACTTGCAAAGGAACCAAGTAAGAAAGGAAAGCTTAGAatcaactttcatgttgagtaTCCATCAATGCTAACCGCTCTACAAAAGCATGATGTAAGAAGGATTTTGCGTGATGCTACATATAACTAA
- the LOC123904862 gene encoding thioredoxin H2-like: MGANSSNMEYAHHTSTKSPSSSRILTFHSTAKWKAHFDASKQTNKLMVIEFTATWCGPCKYMDPIIQDFAAKYIKVDFIKIDVDELMGVTQEFQVQAMPTFILMKKGKVVDKVVGAKKEELEKLVEKHQN, encoded by the exons ATGGGAGCCAATTCATCCAATATGGAGTATGCTCATCATACATCAACAAAGTCACCATCATCATCTCGCATTCTCACCTTCCATTCCACTGCTAAGTGGAAGGCTCACTTTGATGcctcaaaacaaacaaataagttg ATGGTGATTGAATTCACGGCTACATGGTGTGGACCTTGCAAATACATGGATCCAATCATCCAAGACTTTGCTGCAAAATACATTAAAGTTGATTTCATCAAGATTGATGTGGATGAATTAATG GGTGTCACTCAAGAATTCCAGGTGCAAGCAATGCCAACATTCATATTGATGAAGAAAGGTAAAGTTGTTGACAAGGTTGTAGGAGCAAAAAAGGAAGAGCTTGAAAAGCTAGTTGAGAAGCATCAAAACTGA